A window of the Dunckerocampus dactyliophorus isolate RoL2022-P2 chromosome 19, RoL_Ddac_1.1, whole genome shotgun sequence genome harbors these coding sequences:
- the rnf217 gene encoding probable E3 ubiquitin-protein ligase RNF217, with protein MGQDRPVMEDDASIHDTCKRPTFTDDKVKAFSDLPAGSSKVEVSLRNLDRRRASRGKLSHDEEQKKEEQQDSDAEDNNNNNCNGAPRGAGIVELLRGSLLAWTSPLDCTNPDGRMQGGSEVGHGDKVAVCDDTSGHKGEQDPRGKPAQAGIKNEPASVALTSSDTRGVDIVSLLDVQRLKCDTNGTTVNLDATSSVKEHVYCTVYCIADDSDLDDAARFNHQDDTVTTEDDRHTSSSENELVLYTTEDLVDPLGTAALQHRLTALQAGAHAAEAQPCRVCLDVKTIAPLPCCRKLVCDECLTLYVSSQVRVAKASIRCPISECSGLLEDTLVVSHLASEDVLRYRYFLELSQLDSSTKPCPRCSHFTSLTGPSPGRSEHKYKIQCSSCKFVWCFKCHAPWHHGIKCRDYRKGDTLLKSWACVIERGQRNAQKCPKCKIHIQRTEGCDHMICTQCNTNFCYRCGERYRQLRFFGDHTSNLSVFGCKFRYLPDKPHLRRLIRGSICGLKVLVAPVVVSLVLVFGALALVIGVIGFPIYYVCKRRKKQRLLGSVRWV; from the exons ATGGGGCAAGACCGACCGGTGATGGAAGATGACGCTTCAATTCATGACACATGCAAAAGGCCGACTTTCACCGACGACAAGGTGAAAGCGTTCAGCGACCTGCCGGCAGGAAGCAGCAAAGTTGAGGTGTCGCTGCGAAACCTGGACCGACGACGTGCCAGCAGAGGAAAGTTATCTCATGACGAGgaacaaaagaaagaagaacAACAAGACAGCGATGCGGaggacaacaacaataacaactgcAACGGAGCGCCGAGGGGGGCGGGCATCGTGGAGCTTCTCAGGGGGAGTTTGCTGGCTTGGACGTCTCCCCTTGACTGCACAAACCCAGACGGTCGGATGCAGGGAGGCTCCGAGGTTGGCCACGGTGACAAAGTCGCCGTTTGCGACGACACAAGCGGCCACAAAGGCGAGCAGGACCCGCGTGGTAAACCGGCACAGGCTGGGATAAAAAACGAGCCTGCCTCCGTCGCTTTAACCTCTTCGGACACTAGAGGAGTTGATATAGTTTCACTTTTAGATGTTCAACGTCTCAAATGCGACACAAATGGGACTACTGTAAATTTGGACGCCACTTCTAGCGTCAAAGAGCATGTTTATTGCACTGTCTACTGCATCGCTGACGACAGCGACCTGGATGACGCTGCTCGTTTCAACCACCAAGATGACACTGTCACAACCGAAGATGATCGACACACTTCCAGTTCTGAGAACGAGCTGGTCCTGTACACTACTGAAGACCTGGTGGACCCATTGGGGACGGCAGCCCTCCAACACCGGCTAACAGCACTGCAGGCAGGTGCCCATGCAGCCGAAGCGCAGCCGTGCCGGGTGTGCTTGGACGTGAAAACAATCGCACCCTTGCCGTGCTGCAGGAAGCTGGTGTGTGATGAATGTTTGACTCTGTACGTCAGCTCCCAG GTGCGAGTGGCCAAGGCTTCCATCCGCTGTCCCATCTCGGAGTGCAGCGGCCTCCTGGAGGACACCCTGGTGGTGTCCCATCTGGCCAGCGAGGACGTGCTCAGGTATCGCTACTTCCTGGAGCTGAGTCAGCTGGACTCCAGCACCAAGCCCTGCCCGCGCTGCAGCCACTTCACCTCGCTGACCGGGCCCAGCCCCGGTCGCTCGGAGCACAAGTACAAG ATCCAGTGCAGCAGCTGTAAGTTTGTGTGGTGCTTCAAATGCCACGCGCCCTGGCACCACGGCATCAAGTGCCGCGACTACCGCAAGGGGGACACGCTGCTGAAAAGCTGGGCGTGCGTCATCGAGCGCGGCCAAAGGAACGCCCAGAAGTGTCCCAAGTGCAAG atccACATCCAGCGCACAGAGGGATGCGATCACATGATCTGTACGCAGTGCAACACTAACTTCTGTTACCGCTGTGGCGAGCGATACCGTCAACTCAG GTTTTTCGGGGATCACACGTCCAACCTCAGCGTGTTTGGCTGCAAATTTCGATATCTGCCAGATAAGCCACATCTGAGGCGGCTCATAAGAGGCTCCATCTGTG GCTTGAAGGTGCTGGTAGCTCCAGTGGTCGTTTCACTGGTCCTGGTCTTTGGAGCACTGGCGCTGGTCATAG